The DNA window GCCCCGACGAGCATCGCCCGGCTGCCCTGGCGGATGGCCCGCGCGGCGTGAGCGAAGGCGTCGAGCCCGCCCGCCTCGTCGCTGGCGACGACCCCGCACGGGCCCTTGAGGCCGCGGCGGATGGAGATCTGGCCGGTGCTGGCGGCGTAGAACCAGGCGATCGACTGGTACGGGCCCACGTAGCGGGGGCCCTGGTCCCAGAGCCGTTGCAGTTCGCGCTGGCCGAACTCGCCGCCGCCGGACCCGGCGGCCGTGACCACCCCGACCGAGAAGGGGTCGGCCTCGTAGTCGGCCCGGCCGAGCCGGCCGTCCGCCAGGGCCAGGTCGGCCGCGGCGAGGGCGTGGTGGGTGAACCGGTCGGTCTGGACGAGGAAGCGCTCCTCGACCATCGCGCCGGGATCGAAGCCCCGTACCTCGCCGGCGACCCGCAGCGGGAGGTGCTCGCAGCCCGCCCGGGTGACGCGGTCCAGCACGCTGAGGCCGGCGTGGGTGGCCTTCCAGAAGTCGTCGGCGCCGATGCCGTTCGGCGCGACGACCCCGATGCCCGTGATGACCGTACGGCGGGTCACGAGACCTCCTCCTTGGGCCGGGTCATGACCACGGCGGACTGGAACCCGCCGAAACCACTGCCGACCGACAGCACGCTGCGCAGCCTGCTCTCGCGGGCGGTGCGGGGGACGTAGTCCAGGTCGCACTCGGGGTCCGGCGTCTCGTAGTTCGCCGTGGGCGGTACCACCTGGTGGGTCATCGCGAGCACACACGCCGCCAGTTCGATCGCCCCGATGGCGCCGAGGGAGTGACCGACCATGGACTTGATGGAGGTCATCGGCGTCTTGTAGGCGTGCTCGCCCAGGACCCGCTTGACGGCCGCCGTCTCGTGGCGGTCGTTCTGCTTGGTGCCGGATCCGTGCGCGTTGACGTAATCGATGTCCCTCGCGTCGATTCCGGCCTGGTCCAGCGCGGTCCGGATGGCCCGGGCCATCTCCAGGCCCTCGGCGGTCAGCCCCGTCATGTGGTGGGCGTTGCCGAAGGTGGCGTAGCCGCCGATCTCGCAGTAGACGTGCGCACCGCGGGCGCGGGCGTGTTCCAGCTCTTCGAGTACGAGGACGGCGCCGCCCTCGCCGAGGACGAACCCGTCCCGGTCGGCGTCGAAGGGCCGGGAGGCGTGGGCCGGGTCGTCGTTGTTCGGCGAGGTCGCCTTGATGGCGTCGAAGCAGGCCACCGTGATCGGCGATATGGGCGAGTCCGAGGCTCCGGCGATGCACACGTCCATCCGGCCCTCGGCGATCGAGTGCACGGCGTACCCGACGGCGTCGAGTCCGGAGGTGCAGCCGGTGGACACGGTCTGCACGGGGCCGCGCGCACCCGTCTGCTCCGCGACGGCGGAGGCGAGGGTGGCGGGGGTGAAGGCCCGGTGCAGATGGGGCCCGGCGAACTTGTGGTCCACGTCCCACCAGGCGCCCGACTGGCTCACGGCTACGTAGTCGTGCTCCAGACGGGTGGTCCCGCCGACGGCGGTGCCCAGGGAGACGCCGGTGCGCCAGGCCTCGTCGGTGGTGAGGTCGAGCCCCGCGTCGAGCAGGGCTTCGCGGGCGGCGACGAGGGCGAACTGGATGTACCGGTCCGCCCGGGCCGCCTCCCCCTCGCCGAGGCCGTGCGCGGCGGGGTCGAAGTCGACCTCGGCGGCTATCCGGGAGCGGAAGCCGGCCGGGTCGAACAGGGTGATGCCGCGGGTCGCCGTCCGGCCGTTGGCGAGCAGGTCCCAGAAGGCCGAGACGCCGATCCCGCCGGGCGCGACGACGCCGACCCCGGTGACCGCCACCCGGCGGCCGGTCACGAGACCGCTCCCGTGCGGTCCGGGGGCTGCTCCCAGGCGGTGCCCTCCGGGTTCGGGGCCGCCTCGGTGTCCACGTGGCCCAGTTCGGGGCGCGGCGCGAGCGGTCCCAGGTGGAAGACCATGCGGGCCTCGGTGTCCCCGACGTTGCGGAACCGGTGGCGGACGTTCAGCGGGACGAGCAGGCCCTGGTCGGTGCGCAGCGGGTGGGCCTCGCCGTCGAGGTCGACCTCCAGCCGGCCGGCGACCACGTACACGAACTCCTCGGAGTACGGGTGGTAGTGCTCGGCGATGGACTCTCCGGGGGCCATGACAGCCAGGCCCATGAAGCCGCTGGTTGAGCCCACCGAGGTCGGGGTGAGCACGGCCCTCAGGTCGCCACCGCGCCGGCGGTTGGGCGGCGTCTCGCTGAGGTCGACGATGCGTGGACGCTGTCTGGTCATAGCGGGTTCCTCCTGGCGTGTGGGAAGCCCGGACGGGCGGGGGGTGGGGGCCGGGGGGTCAGGACTGCGCGGGCGCCCGGCGATCGGTGATCAGGTTCATCGTGTGGCGGGCGGCGCGGGTCCGCTCGGCGGGCGCGGCCGTCAGCCGGTCCAGTACGGCCGCCTTGCGCGGGCCGCGCACCCCCAGGATGCTGTCGGGCTCGGCGTCGAGCGGGCCGCGCACGTCGACGAGGCGGACCACGATGTCGTCACGCTGGAAGATGCTGCTGCTCCGAACGGGGCTGTCCGGGCGGTGCGCGGCGGCCTCGTCCTGGCGGGAGAGGAAGCGGGCCAGCGCCTCGCCGCAGCCCGGCTTGGCCGGGTAGAAGAGCGCGTGGCGGGTGACGTCCTCGGTGTCCGGTTCCCCGGCGGCGACGTGGTGCACGGCGGGTAGCGCGGCCCGCATGAAGAACATCCGCGCGGACTCCGGGTCGTTCAGGTTCCGGTCCTTCTCCAGGTACGGGTTGATGGCCTCCTCGACGGCCCGCACCTCCGGCTGCTCGGAGACGTGCCGCAGGGCCGCCATCAGGTCGCCCTGGACCTCCACGGTCCGCACCACCCGGTTGCCGTGCATGAACAGGGAGGTCCGGCAGAGCCGGGTGTGCTCGTCCACGCGGGCGGCCGGAGAGGCGTAACTCGAGAGGATGGACGCGACCTCCTTCTCGCTGCCCGGTTTGACGGTGAAGGTCAGGGCGTGCCGGACGATGCCGGAGCCGAGCCGGGGCACGGGCTGCAGCCGGACGCGGGCGGGCCGGGCGGCCTGGTCGTAGCTGCGGCCGGTCTCGCGCAGGACGGTGAACTTGAGCGGCCGCATGACGCGGGCGCAGGCGCCGAGCGGTTTGACCTGTTCGGCGTGGTGCTCGCTGTTGACCCAAGCGAGGTACTGCGGCGCGCTCTCCCACTCGCTGGTGATGAGCCACTGGGAGGGATTCTCGAAGGACTGGCACAGCTGGTCGCTGATGTGGCCCGGGATCGACGCGATGTCGTGGCGGAGCTGTTCGTACGCCTCGAAAAACCGCTGCTGGGCCCCCTCGTGGAGGTCCATCAGCAGGACGACCCGGAGCATGGAGCCGTCGAAGGCTGACTGCGACACCCGTTCGGACAGGGTGGTTGTCATCTACTCACTCCTTCATGAGGGGGTGGAGATCCATCGCGCGTACGGACCCCTCGTCCGTCACCGGTGGCGTCCGCCCCCGGCCGGCGTGCCGTCTCGCTCGGGAAGGGCGGGCAGGCGCATCTCAGGGGGAGCCGCTGTCGCTCATCGTCATCCGAGTGGGGACGTACCGCTACATGTCCGGATCAAGCGGGTGACAACCGGCGAATCAACCGGGCCTAATCGACGATCGGGGGCATAAAGAGTCCACTCCCCCACACAGAAATCAGGAGCCCGCAGCTGATGGAAGACAACGCCGATGTTCGCGTACCGGTCCTCGTCGTGGGCGGCTCCCTCGTGGGCCTGTCCACCTCGCTTTTCCTGAGCCGCCACGGAGTGAGGCACCTTCTGGTCGAGAAGCACGCCGGTACCTCCCCGCACCCGCGCGGCCGCGGCATCAACGCCCGGACGATGGAGCTCTTCCGCACCGCAGGGGCGGAGCGCGCGATCCGCCGGGCGGCGTCCGCGCTGGAGGGGATCCAGGGCATTCTGCAAGCCCGGTCACTGACCGGCGGCGACCACAACTGGCTGATCAAGTCGGTCGACCCGGCAGGGGCCCTGCGCAAGTTCAGCCCGACCGGCTGGTGCCTGTGCAGCCAGAACAACATCGAGCCGGTGCTGGCCGCGCAGAGCCGCGCGCAGGGGGCCGACATCCGGTTCTCCACCGAGCTGATGAGCTTCGACCAGGACGAGACGGGGGTGACCGCCCTGGTCAAGAACCGCGAGACCGGTGAGCACACCACCGTGCGGGCCGATTTCGTGATCGCCGCCGACGGCCCGCGCAGCCCCGTACGGGAGCAGCTGGGCATCCCCCAGACGGGTAACGGCGAGCTGTTCCACAACGTCAGCGTCACCTTCCGCTCGGAGCGGCTCATCGAGGTGCTGGGCGACCTGCGCTTCATCGTCTGCTACCTGATGCGGCCGGGTGCGGACGGGGCGCTGCTGCCCGTGGACAACGCCGCGCAGTGGGTCTTTCACGCGCCCTGGCACCCGGACCGGGGCGAGACCCTCGAGGACTTCACCGACCAGCGGTGCGTGGAGCAGATCCGCAACGCCATCGGCGTGCCCGACCTGGACGTGGAGATCGGCGGCAAGGCTCCCTGGCACGCCGCCGAACGGGTGGCGACGCGGTACTCGGTCGGCAGGGTGTTCCTGGCCGGGGACGCGGCCCACGAGATGTCCCCGACCGGGGCCTTCGGCTCCAACACCGGTATCCAGGACGCGCACAACCTGGCCTGGAAGATCGCCGCGGTGCTCGACGGCTCGGCGGGCATCGGCCTGCTGGACAGCTACGAGGCCGAGCGGCTACCGGTGGCCAGGGCCACCAGCGAGCGCGCGTCGGCCCGTTCGGCGGAGCACAGCCACCCGGGGTACGCGCCCCCGCCCACCATGGGCGGCGGGCCGGGCAGCGGGATCCTGCCCACGGCGATGGGGTACTGCTACCCGAGCGGCGCGGTCGTCGGCGGCGATCCGGGACGACCGGTCATCCCCGAGGCGTTGCGCCTGATGGGTGACACCGGCACCCGGGCCCCGCACATGTGGCTGCTGAGGGCCGGCGAGCGGATCTCCTCCCTGGACCTGTACGAGCGCTCGTTCGTCCTGCTCAGCGGCGCCGGGACGCCGTGGCGGGATGCGGCCGAACGGGTGGCCGGGGAGCTTTCGGCCGTCCGGCTGGACGCCTACACCATCGGCTCGGGGCCGGACGCCGACCTGCTCCAGGAGACCGGCGCCGACTGGGCGGAGGCGCACGGGATGACGTCGGACGGCGCGGTGCTCGTACGCCCCGACGGGTTCGTGGCATGGCGCTCGGAGGGGGCCGTCGCGGATCCCGCGGCGGCGCTGCTCGAGGTCCTCACGACGGTGCTGCGGCGGAGGTGACCGCCTCGCTCCCCTGTCCGCCGGCCCTGTGCCCGGCCGGCGGACGGGGTTCAGCGGCAGGCCCAGCAGCCAGCCCAGCAGCCGGCGTCCGAGCGGGTGGCGCGCCGCCGGCCGGATCTGTGACCGGTCTCCGGTCCGGCGCACCGCGCCGCTACGCGGTCCAGGGCGGTGCGGCCCGCGTAGCAGGCGACCACGACGGCGATGGCCGCCAGTTCCTCGGGGCCGGCCTGGCCCCGCTCGACACGCAGCAGGCTCGATATCGGAACGTCGTTCGGCATCGGCACGGCCTCTCGTACGGGTGCTGTGCGCACGCCCCGCGACGGCCTGTCGGACGGGCCGTCCCGGCACCGGCGCGGGATGCGCTAGGGCGGCTCGGCGCGCCTCTCGGGCGTGATCCGTATCGTCCGCGCACCGCGCGTCTCGCGCGGTGGCGCACCGGCCGGGGGGTTCCTGTCGGGTCACCAGGACTCCTGACGCGACCGACGCTACAAGCGCGCGGCGCACCCGGCACGTTGGGCGGCCGGGGCCGCCCGGGCCGGCCCGTGCCCGCCGCGGCGCCGGCGGGCCGGCCGTGACCGGCCACGACGCCCTGCTCTGCCGGGGCTGCGCCGGCCGGCTGTACGCCGTCTGCACCACCGACGCCGGCGGCGGCCGCAGGAGCCGCGGCTCGGCCGTCGGCGAGTGGGAGGTCGACCACGAGATGCCGGTGCAGTGCCCGCTCTCCGGGCTGCTGCCGCTGACCGGGACGGCCGCGGCCGTCCATGACCTGCCCGGCGCGCGCGAGGTCCTCGGGCCGCCCGGCTGAGCCGCCCGGGATGGGGCCGTACGGGTGTATCCCGTCGGCGCGGCCCGCCGGCCGCGCCGACCGCGTTCGACGTCTGAACTCCAGCGGGCCCAGAGCCCTTTCCCGGTTCGAAGTCTTGACGCCCCGTCCGGAGGGGGAGCACAGTGTCGAGCGGCGCAGCTTGAGAGCGCTCTCAAAACAGGCTCCCGGCACATCGCGCCGGCCCGGCACTTCTCCCGGCTTCCCCCCGACCGCGCCTCACGGCGCTCAGAGAGGGCACCCATGCGTCAGACATCCCACACGAAACGGCCGGCCGTCCGGCGGGCCGTCTTAGCCGCGCTCAGCACGATCGCGGTGGCCGCGGCCGCCTCGGTGGCGGTCGTCCTGCCCGCCGGCGCCACGGCTCCCCCCACCCCGGCCGGCTGGTCCCAGGTGTTCCTGGACGACTTCGACGGCCCCGCCGGGTCCGGTCTGAACACCGCCGACTGGCAGTACACCACCGGTACGAGCTACCCCGGCGGGCCCGAGCGGTTCGGCACCGGCGAGATCGAGACGATGACCGCGGACCCCGCCAACGTCTCCCTCGACGGGGCGGGCAACCTGCGCATCACCCCGCGGCGGGACGCGGCCGGCAACTGGACCTCCGGGCGGGTGGAGACCCGGCGTTCGGACTTCCAGCCCCCGGCGGGCGGCACCCTGCGCGCCGAGGCCCGCATCCAGATGCCGAACGTCACCGGCCCCGCGGCCAAGGGCTATTGGCCGGCGTTCTGGATGCTCGGGGCTCCGTACCGCGGCAACTGGTGGAACTGGCCCGGCGTCGGCGAGATCGACATCCTGGAGAACGTGCAGGGCATCAACCAGGTCTGGGCGACCATGCACTGCGGCACCAGCCCGGGCGGCCCCTGCAACGAGAAGTCCGGCATCGGCGGGCAGCGCGTCTGCCCCGGCACCAGCTGCCAGGGCGGCTTCCACACCTACGCCGCGGAATGGGACCGCTCGACCGCGGTCGAGCAGGTGCGGTTCTACGTCGACGGGATCAACTTCCACACGGTGCGGGCCGACCAGGTGGACGCCGCCACCTGGACCAACGCCACGAACCACGGCTACTTCATCATCCTGAACGTCGCGATGGGCGGCGAGTTCCCGGCGGCCTTCGGCGGCGGCCCCGACGCGGCGACCGAGCCCGGCCACC is part of the Streptomyces subrutilus genome and encodes:
- a CDS encoding FAD-dependent oxidoreductase is translated as MEDNADVRVPVLVVGGSLVGLSTSLFLSRHGVRHLLVEKHAGTSPHPRGRGINARTMELFRTAGAERAIRRAASALEGIQGILQARSLTGGDHNWLIKSVDPAGALRKFSPTGWCLCSQNNIEPVLAAQSRAQGADIRFSTELMSFDQDETGVTALVKNRETGEHTTVRADFVIAADGPRSPVREQLGIPQTGNGELFHNVSVTFRSERLIEVLGDLRFIVCYLMRPGADGALLPVDNAAQWVFHAPWHPDRGETLEDFTDQRCVEQIRNAIGVPDLDVEIGGKAPWHAAERVATRYSVGRVFLAGDAAHEMSPTGAFGSNTGIQDAHNLAWKIAAVLDGSAGIGLLDSYEAERLPVARATSERASARSAEHSHPGYAPPPTMGGGPGSGILPTAMGYCYPSGAVVGGDPGRPVIPEALRLMGDTGTRAPHMWLLRAGERISSLDLYERSFVLLSGAGTPWRDAAERVAGELSAVRLDAYTIGSGPDADLLQETGADWAEAHGMTSDGAVLVRPDGFVAWRSEGAVADPAAALLEVLTTVLRRR
- a CDS encoding SchA/CurD-like domain-containing protein codes for the protein MTTTLSERVSQSAFDGSMLRVVLLMDLHEGAQQRFFEAYEQLRHDIASIPGHISDQLCQSFENPSQWLITSEWESAPQYLAWVNSEHHAEQVKPLGACARVMRPLKFTVLRETGRSYDQAARPARVRLQPVPRLGSGIVRHALTFTVKPGSEKEVASILSSYASPAARVDEHTRLCRTSLFMHGNRVVRTVEVQGDLMAALRHVSEQPEVRAVEEAINPYLEKDRNLNDPESARMFFMRAALPAVHHVAAGEPDTEDVTRHALFYPAKPGCGEALARFLSRQDEAAAHRPDSPVRSSSIFQRDDIVVRLVDVRGPLDAEPDSILGVRGPRKAAVLDRLTAAPAERTRAARHTMNLITDRRAPAQS
- a CDS encoding acyl-CoA carboxylase subunit epsilon; translated protein: MPNDVPISSLLRVERGQAGPEELAAIAVVVACYAGRTALDRVAARCAGPETGHRSGRRRATRSDAGCWAGCWACR
- a CDS encoding glycoside hydrolase family 16 protein, with the protein product MRQTSHTKRPAVRRAVLAALSTIAVAAAASVAVVLPAGATAPPTPAGWSQVFLDDFDGPAGSGLNTADWQYTTGTSYPGGPERFGTGEIETMTADPANVSLDGAGNLRITPRRDAAGNWTSGRVETRRSDFQPPAGGTLRAEARIQMPNVTGPAAKGYWPAFWMLGAPYRGNWWNWPGVGEIDILENVQGINQVWATMHCGTSPGGPCNEKSGIGGQRVCPGTSCQGGFHTYAAEWDRSTAVEQVRFYVDGINFHTVRADQVDAATWTNATNHGYFIILNVAMGGEFPAAFGGGPDAATEPGHPMVVDYVSVLRRAGGTAPPTTPPTTPPTTPPTTPPTTPPAGNRDAYAPIQAESYDSQAGVAKETTTDTGGGQDLTTLANGDWAVYKGVDFGPAAARQFRGRVASGAAGGVSGLVEVRLDSPTAAPVGSFSVANTGGWQSWRTVPANITAITGTHDVYLTFTSGQSADFVNLNWFDFGH
- a CDS encoding cupin domain-containing protein, which codes for MTRQRPRIVDLSETPPNRRRGGDLRAVLTPTSVGSTSGFMGLAVMAPGESIAEHYHPYSEEFVYVVAGRLEVDLDGEAHPLRTDQGLLVPLNVRHRFRNVGDTEARMVFHLGPLAPRPELGHVDTEAAPNPEGTAWEQPPDRTGAVS
- a CDS encoding beta-ketoacyl-[acyl-carrier-protein] synthase family protein; translation: MTGRRVAVTGVGVVAPGGIGVSAFWDLLANGRTATRGITLFDPAGFRSRIAAEVDFDPAAHGLGEGEAARADRYIQFALVAAREALLDAGLDLTTDEAWRTGVSLGTAVGGTTRLEHDYVAVSQSGAWWDVDHKFAGPHLHRAFTPATLASAVAEQTGARGPVQTVSTGCTSGLDAVGYAVHSIAEGRMDVCIAGASDSPISPITVACFDAIKATSPNNDDPAHASRPFDADRDGFVLGEGGAVLVLEELEHARARGAHVYCEIGGYATFGNAHHMTGLTAEGLEMARAIRTALDQAGIDARDIDYVNAHGSGTKQNDRHETAAVKRVLGEHAYKTPMTSIKSMVGHSLGAIGAIELAACVLAMTHQVVPPTANYETPDPECDLDYVPRTARESRLRSVLSVGSGFGGFQSAVVMTRPKEEVS